A stretch of Dehalococcoidia bacterium DNA encodes these proteins:
- a CDS encoding Gfo/Idh/MocA family oxidoreductase, which produces MADTDKIARNIAVVGSGYWGKNLVRNFAELGALHTICDTDPAVTGKFKGQYPYLKVCGDYRHVLQDDEVKGVVIAAPAVLHHPMARAALEAGKDAFVEKPLALKIEQGRELVELADKLGRILMVGHLLEYHPVVLRLKQMVDAGELGKIEYLYSNRLNLGKLRTEENVLWSFAPHDISVMLLLAGDMPQEVSAHGGYYLHRDIADVTMTNFSFKSGIRAHIFVSWLHPYKEQRLVVVGDKKMAVFNDTEPKDKLLIYDHEIEWIEHRPVPHQKQARVVEVEMQEPLKLECRDFIQSIETRGRPRVDGRNGLQVLEVLSYCQQSLEQGGRAVACGAEDGDYFAHETSLVEGPVEVGKGTKIWHFAHVMPDVKIGKGCNIGQNVYIGKGVIMGDNVKVQNNVSVYEGVVLEDDVFCGPSCVFTNVFNPRSHVSRKHEYRPTMVRRGATIGANATIVCGNTIGRYAFIGAGAVVTKDVPDHAMYYGNPARQNGWVCNCGVKLDFGRSQSADCPSCGRRYKKRGAKDSEKVTEEAA; this is translated from the coding sequence ATGGCTGACACAGATAAAATCGCCCGCAACATAGCCGTAGTGGGCAGCGGATACTGGGGCAAGAACCTGGTGCGCAACTTCGCCGAGCTGGGCGCGCTGCATACCATCTGCGACACCGATCCCGCGGTCACGGGCAAGTTCAAGGGGCAGTACCCGTATTTAAAAGTCTGCGGCGATTACCGCCATGTGCTGCAGGACGACGAGGTCAAGGGCGTGGTGATCGCCGCGCCGGCCGTGCTGCACCATCCCATGGCCAGGGCCGCGCTGGAGGCGGGCAAGGACGCCTTCGTGGAGAAGCCGCTGGCGCTTAAAATAGAGCAGGGGCGGGAGCTGGTGGAACTGGCGGATAAACTGGGGCGGATACTGATGGTGGGGCACCTGCTGGAGTACCATCCCGTGGTGCTCAGGCTCAAGCAGATGGTGGACGCGGGCGAGCTGGGCAAGATCGAGTACCTCTATTCCAACCGGCTGAACCTGGGCAAGCTGCGCACGGAGGAGAACGTGCTGTGGAGCTTCGCGCCGCACGACATCTCCGTGATGCTGCTGCTGGCCGGCGACATGCCGCAGGAGGTGTCCGCGCACGGCGGCTACTACCTGCACCGCGACATCGCCGACGTGACCATGACCAATTTCAGCTTTAAAAGCGGCATCAGGGCGCACATCTTCGTGAGCTGGCTGCACCCCTACAAAGAGCAGCGGCTGGTGGTGGTGGGCGATAAAAAGATGGCCGTCTTCAACGACACCGAGCCGAAGGACAAGCTGCTGATCTACGACCACGAGATAGAGTGGATAGAGCACAGGCCGGTGCCGCATCAGAAGCAGGCGCGCGTGGTGGAGGTCGAGATGCAGGAGCCGCTCAAACTCGAGTGTCGGGATTTCATTCAATCGATCGAGACGCGCGGACGTCCGCGCGTGGACGGGCGCAATGGGCTGCAGGTGCTGGAGGTGCTCTCGTACTGCCAGCAGTCGCTGGAGCAGGGCGGGCGCGCCGTGGCCTGCGGGGCTGAAGACGGGGACTATTTCGCGCATGAGACCAGCCTGGTGGAGGGCCCGGTTGAGGTGGGCAAAGGCACCAAAATCTGGCATTTCGCGCACGTGATGCCGGATGTGAAGATAGGCAAAGGCTGCAACATCGGGCAGAACGTATATATCGGCAAAGGCGTAATCATGGGGGACAACGTCAAGGTGCAGAACAACGTCTCGGTCTACGAGGGCGTAGTGCTGGAGGACGACGTGTTCTGCGGACCCTCCTGCGTCTTCACCAACGTGTTCAATCCGCGCAGCCACGTATCGCGCAAGCATGAGTACCGTCCCACGATGGTCAGGCGCGGCGCGACCATCGGGGCCAACGCCACCATCGTGTGCGGCAACACCATCGGCCGCTACGCCTTCATCGGGGCGGGCGCCGTGGTCACCAAAGACGTACCCGACCACGCCATGTATTACGGCAATCCCGCGCGTCAGAACGGCTGGGTCTGCAACTGCGGCGTCAAGCTCGATTTCGGCCGTTCGCAGTCGGCCGACTGCCCGTCCTGCGGCAGGCGCTACAAAAAGCGGGGCGCGAAAGACAGCGAGAAGGTAACGGAGGAAGCAGCATGA
- a CDS encoding nucleotide sugar dehydrogenase — protein sequence MAQLEGKLRDKSAVVAVIGLGYVGLPLAAAFASAGFKVLGIDLQQRRVDLVNRGRSYKAGVDEKMLGKLVRSRKLTAFTDHSKLKQADVVCVCVPTPLTRTRKPDLSHINYEAEQVSRYLKKGQLVVLESTTFPGTTREVMLPVLERSGLKAGRDFFLAFSPGRSDPGGAARQMRSIPKIVGGIDAGSSRLACLLYGSVADSVQPVSSAEVAEMTKVFENVFRSVNVALVNELAQLCDKMGISVWEVIRAAASKPFGYMPFYPGPGTGGHSIPLDPYYLADKALEYDFHTRFIELAADINESMPGYVAAQVTAALNSRDISLGGARILALGAAYKKDVADVHASPCVKLIAILQQRGARVDYHDPYVPQIQLPSGAKAAVKLDYGSLKKYDCVVIATDHSAYDYVKIAGNARLVFDARGATREMRGKNIVRLGE from the coding sequence ATGGCTCAACTCGAAGGTAAATTACGCGACAAATCCGCGGTCGTGGCCGTGATAGGGTTGGGATACGTGGGCCTGCCGCTGGCGGCGGCCTTCGCGTCCGCCGGGTTCAAAGTGCTGGGCATCGACCTGCAGCAGAGGCGCGTGGACCTGGTCAACCGCGGGCGGTCGTATAAAGCGGGCGTGGACGAGAAGATGCTGGGCAAACTGGTGCGCTCCCGCAAACTGACGGCCTTCACCGACCACTCGAAGCTGAAGCAGGCCGACGTGGTGTGCGTTTGCGTGCCCACGCCGCTCACGCGCACGCGCAAGCCCGACCTTTCGCACATCAACTACGAGGCGGAGCAGGTATCGCGCTATCTCAAGAAAGGGCAGCTGGTCGTGCTGGAGAGCACCACCTTCCCCGGCACCACGCGCGAGGTGATGCTGCCCGTGCTGGAGAGGTCGGGGCTGAAGGCGGGGCGCGACTTTTTCCTGGCCTTCTCACCCGGCAGGTCCGACCCGGGCGGCGCCGCGCGCCAGATGCGGTCCATACCCAAGATAGTGGGCGGCATCGACGCCGGATCGTCCCGGCTGGCCTGCCTGCTGTACGGCAGCGTGGCCGACAGCGTTCAGCCCGTATCCTCCGCCGAGGTGGCGGAGATGACCAAGGTCTTCGAGAACGTATTCCGCAGCGTAAACGTGGCGCTGGTCAACGAGCTGGCGCAGCTCTGCGACAAGATGGGCATCAGCGTATGGGAGGTGATACGGGCGGCGGCCTCCAAGCCCTTCGGCTACATGCCCTTTTACCCCGGGCCGGGCACGGGCGGCCACAGCATACCGCTCGACCCCTACTACCTGGCGGACAAAGCGCTGGAGTACGACTTCCACACGCGTTTCATCGAGCTGGCCGCCGACATCAACGAGTCCATGCCCGGCTACGTGGCCGCGCAGGTCACGGCGGCGCTCAACAGCCGCGACATCAGCCTGGGCGGAGCGAGGATACTGGCCCTGGGGGCGGCCTATAAAAAAGACGTGGCGGACGTGCATGCCTCGCCCTGCGTCAAGCTGATCGCCATACTGCAGCAGAGGGGCGCCCGCGTGGACTATCACGATCCCTACGTCCCGCAGATACAATTGCCCTCCGGCGCGAAGGCCGCGGTAAAGCTCGATTACGGCTCGCTCAAGAAATACGACTGCGTTGTGATCGCCACCGACCACAGCGCCTATGATTATGTAAAAATAGCCGGCAACGCGCGGCTGGTTTTCGACGCCCGCGGCGCCACCCGCGAGATGCGCGGCAAAAATATCGTCAGGCTGGGGGAATAA
- a CDS encoding type II toxin-antitoxin system HicB family antitoxin, producing the protein MTRKFKVILEPNELGGYTAIVPLLPGCISEGDSRGEALANIKEAIELYIESLIADGEPIPTGEKTEEAFVEVTA; encoded by the coding sequence ATGACGAGAAAGTTTAAAGTCATCCTGGAGCCAAATGAACTTGGTGGTTATACCGCGATAGTACCCCTGCTGCCGGGTTGTATCAGTGAAGGCGATTCCAGAGGGGAAGCTCTGGCGAACATCAAGGAGGCAATTGAGCTATATATAGAGAGCCTCATAGCCGATGGTGAGCCCATTCCAACGGGCGAAAAGACAGAGGAGGCATTCGTAGAGGTCACTGCTTGA
- a CDS encoding response regulator transcription factor: protein MTVQSGKIKVILADRQPLFRKGVEFFLKEADDIIISAEVSSESELLARVVNEIPDVVLLDISLNSEGMELARVVKQHVPSVAVIVIAPAPNDEGLFMAIKARAAGYVSRDISSEELITIIRRASRGEYPLNDSFLSQPKVAAQVLEQFQDFSWGKGVETFVSPLTPRETQILNYMAKGYLNKQIAGMLDISEQTIKNHVTSILRKLDANARTQAVITAVRRGIISL from the coding sequence TTGACGGTACAATCAGGGAAAATTAAGGTCATTCTTGCGGACAGGCAGCCTCTTTTCCGCAAAGGCGTCGAGTTCTTCCTCAAAGAGGCTGACGATATCATTATCTCTGCCGAGGTCAGCAGCGAGAGCGAGCTGCTGGCCAGGGTTGTCAACGAGATACCCGACGTGGTACTGCTGGATATCAGCCTGAACAGCGAAGGCATGGAGCTGGCGCGCGTGGTCAAGCAGCATGTGCCCAGCGTGGCCGTGATCGTTATAGCGCCCGCCCCCAACGACGAAGGCCTGTTCATGGCCATCAAGGCGCGCGCCGCCGGTTACGTCAGCCGTGATATCTCCTCCGAGGAGCTCATCACCATTATCCGCCGGGCCTCGCGCGGCGAATACCCCCTCAATGACAGCTTCCTCTCGCAGCCTAAAGTGGCCGCGCAGGTGCTGGAGCAATTCCAGGACTTCTCCTGGGGCAAGGGCGTAGAGACCTTTGTCTCGCCGCTCACACCGCGGGAGACACAGATACTCAACTATATGGCCAAGGGCTACCTGAATAAACAGATCGCCGGCATGCTTGATATCAGCGAGCAGACCATTAAAAACCACGTGACCTCCATACTGCGCAAGCTTGACGCCAACGCCCGCACCCAGGCCGTCATCACGGCGGTCAGAAGAGGAATCATATCGCTATAG
- a CDS encoding DegT/DnrJ/EryC1/StrS family aminotransferase, with product MSIPMVDLKAQYASLKEEIDGAVRRVIENAQFIGGPELEAFESEIGGYCGTSHAVGVANGTEALQLALLACGIKPGDEVITTPFTFIATAEAITQCGAAPVFADIDPVTYNIDPSLIEAKITPRTRCIMLVHLYGHPADMDPIMEIAKKRGLKVIEDCAQALGAAYSGAKVGSIGDAGCLSFFPSKVLGAYGDGGMVVTNDAGVAENLRMLRNHGAKQKYYHLVPGFNSRLDGLQAAVLRVKLRRLDDWIAQRRRVAALYAKYLGEIPYVTAPHEKTGSRHCYNYYTVRLKAGTDRGALQKSLSEKGVSSMVYYPVSLHLQAVYAAQGGVKGDFPVSEKAQDEVLSLPIYPEMTEEQVRQVAEAVGSSQ from the coding sequence ATGAGCATACCCATGGTCGACCTCAAGGCGCAGTACGCCTCGCTCAAGGAGGAGATCGACGGGGCGGTGCGGCGCGTGATCGAGAACGCGCAATTTATAGGCGGCCCCGAGCTGGAGGCCTTCGAGAGTGAAATAGGCGGCTATTGCGGGACGTCCCATGCCGTGGGCGTGGCCAACGGCACCGAGGCTTTGCAGCTGGCGCTGCTGGCCTGCGGGATAAAGCCGGGCGACGAGGTAATCACAACACCCTTCACCTTCATCGCCACGGCCGAGGCCATCACGCAGTGCGGCGCCGCTCCGGTCTTCGCGGATATCGACCCCGTCACATATAACATCGATCCCTCGCTGATCGAGGCGAAGATCACACCCAGGACGCGCTGCATCATGTTGGTGCACCTTTACGGGCACCCGGCGGACATGGACCCTATCATGGAGATCGCGAAAAAGCGCGGCCTGAAGGTGATCGAGGACTGTGCTCAGGCGCTGGGCGCCGCGTACTCAGGCGCCAAAGTCGGCTCCATCGGCGACGCCGGCTGCCTGAGCTTTTTCCCCAGCAAGGTGCTGGGGGCCTACGGCGACGGCGGCATGGTGGTGACCAATGACGCTGGGGTGGCGGAGAACCTGAGGATGCTGCGCAACCACGGCGCGAAGCAGAAATACTATCACCTTGTGCCCGGCTTCAACAGCCGCCTGGACGGGCTGCAGGCGGCCGTATTGCGCGTCAAGCTCAGGCGTCTGGACGATTGGATAGCGCAGCGGCGGCGCGTGGCCGCGCTGTACGCGAAATATCTGGGAGAAATCCCGTATGTGACGGCGCCGCACGAGAAAACGGGCAGCCGCCACTGCTACAACTACTACACCGTCAGGCTGAAGGCCGGGACGGACCGCGGCGCATTGCAGAAGAGCCTGAGCGAAAAGGGAGTATCCAGCATGGTCTATTATCCCGTCTCGCTGCACCTGCAGGCGGTCTACGCCGCGCAGGGCGGCGTGAAGGGCGATTTCCCCGTGAGCGAGAAGGCGCAGGACGAGGTGCTGTCACTGCCCATCTACCCGGAGATGACGGAGGAGCAGGTGAGACAGGTGGCGGAGGCCGTCGGCAGTTCGCAATAA
- the wecB gene encoding UDP-N-acetylglucosamine 2-epimerase (non-hydrolyzing), which translates to MRITLVAAARPNFMKIAPLIRAFDRHNANISRLNPDLNLNPKIDYMLVHTGQHYDYQMSQVFFEDLNLTRPDIHLGVGSGTHAWQTGSAMMEFEKVLLRASPDLVVVVGDVNSTLAAALAAVKLHIPVAHVEAGVRTGDMGMPEEVNRRLTDHISQYLFTTSKYDDAELKKEGVPAGRIHRVGNIMADSLVMGRESAGRSEVLNRLGVKDGGYALLTLHRPANVDEREKLKLIISRIEEVSRKIPVVFPAHPRTLKNLLEFGLDRPASSIILTTPLGYSDMLRLEMGARFIITDSGGVQVEAAVLGVPCLTVMDHLVWRITHEAGGNRLVGSDCAGLAREAAKILKSRPKSESKSKSESKSRIPLWDGHTADRIVSVLIKAAK; encoded by the coding sequence ATGAGAATCACACTGGTAGCCGCGGCGCGTCCCAACTTCATGAAGATCGCCCCGTTGATACGGGCCTTCGACAGGCACAACGCGAATATCTCCCGCCTGAATCCTGATCTCAATCTTAATCCCAAGATCGATTACATGCTGGTGCACACCGGCCAGCATTACGACTACCAGATGTCGCAGGTCTTTTTCGAGGACCTGAATCTGACGCGGCCCGATATACACCTGGGGGTGGGCTCGGGCACGCATGCCTGGCAGACCGGCAGCGCAATGATGGAGTTCGAGAAGGTGCTGCTGAGGGCCAGTCCGGATTTAGTGGTGGTGGTGGGGGACGTGAACTCCACGCTGGCGGCGGCGCTGGCGGCGGTCAAGCTGCACATACCGGTGGCGCACGTGGAGGCGGGGGTGCGCACGGGGGACATGGGCATGCCGGAGGAGGTAAACCGCCGGCTGACCGACCACATCTCGCAGTACCTTTTCACGACCTCGAAGTACGATGACGCCGAGCTGAAAAAAGAGGGAGTACCCGCCGGCAGGATCCACCGCGTGGGCAACATCATGGCGGACAGCCTTGTCATGGGCAGGGAGAGCGCCGGGCGTTCGGAGGTTTTGAACAGGCTGGGCGTGAAGGACGGGGGGTACGCGCTGCTGACGCTGCACCGTCCCGCCAACGTAGACGAGCGGGAGAAGCTGAAATTAATAATCTCCAGGATAGAGGAGGTTTCGCGCAAAATACCGGTGGTCTTTCCTGCACATCCGCGCACGCTCAAGAACCTGCTCGAATTCGGGCTGGACAGGCCGGCGTCCAGCATCATACTCACGACGCCGCTGGGCTACAGCGACATGCTCAGGCTGGAGATGGGGGCGAGGTTCATCATAACCGATTCGGGCGGTGTGCAGGTGGAGGCGGCGGTGCTGGGTGTGCCCTGCCTGACCGTGATGGACCATCTGGTGTGGCGCATCACGCATGAAGCGGGCGGGAACAGGCTGGTGGGCAGCGACTGCGCCGGACTGGCGCGGGAGGCCGCTAAAATCCTCAAATCCCGCCCTAAATCTGAATCTAAATCTAAATCTGAATCTAAATCTCGTATTCCCCTCTGGGATGGACATACGGCTGATAGAATAGTCTCAGTGCTGATTAAGGCTGCGAAATGA
- a CDS encoding CARDB domain-containing protein encodes MSRYRYFISALLLIVTLIAVPGCVKVRVADQNGPSAAVSDATLANAVDRDGRPINASTTFLVNAEVIYLSVRLNNAPANTQVLVKLTYLGGEVPNLANTTMYNNTQTGQGTGYLAFAMNPPPGGFPQGDYTVSVTANGQEVTSTPFKVENLAAQKGWPRINKFSASPTTVPQGQSVTLTWDISDATRISLQPEIGSIPAVGTRSVTPMVTTTYQVTASNDAGATKSEATVYVTAPLAGQPDLTVLQAWLEGKMIYYRIKNAGKIDSPQTYSRLYVDNLFPPMGGESFVDVLKPGQEKVLNFSSYEWPYGADTGGMGSWNPDVDVVYDPSIQNHTVKVCADAKDQATETNENNNCIYKIWGNLWNYDLLPIAHLPTYYNSWDRLDYTEGLTEGDSKGAHIKMSDGSLEMVPEAKPQGFIRGKWGIFYMDPYGVTRVYRILVPPKLHFKARVGLSNYATGSDGVTFKLGFLDSTDTLRWLGEKKMTVPGQFEDWDLDLSDQQGALGFFLLQVDAGNSYAKDYAIWKEARLIQVSD; translated from the coding sequence ATGAGCAGATACCGTTATTTTATTTCAGCTTTATTATTGATAGTCACACTGATAGCTGTGCCGGGCTGCGTCAAGGTCAGGGTGGCCGACCAGAACGGCCCTTCGGCCGCGGTCAGCGATGCCACGCTGGCCAACGCGGTTGACAGGGACGGGCGTCCGATCAACGCCTCCACCACATTCCTGGTCAATGCCGAGGTGATCTACCTCTCGGTCAGGTTGAATAACGCGCCCGCCAACACGCAGGTGCTGGTCAAGCTCACTTACCTGGGCGGCGAGGTCCCCAACCTGGCCAACACCACCATGTACAACAACACACAGACCGGACAGGGCACGGGCTATCTGGCCTTTGCCATGAACCCGCCGCCGGGCGGCTTCCCCCAGGGCGACTATACGGTATCGGTCACGGCCAACGGACAGGAGGTGACCAGCACGCCTTTCAAGGTCGAAAACCTGGCGGCGCAGAAGGGCTGGCCGCGCATCAACAAATTCTCGGCTTCGCCCACCACGGTGCCGCAGGGTCAGTCGGTCACGCTTACCTGGGATATCAGCGACGCCACCCGCATCAGCCTGCAGCCTGAGATCGGCTCCATACCGGCCGTGGGAACGCGCAGCGTGACGCCCATGGTGACCACCACCTACCAGGTGACCGCCTCCAACGACGCCGGGGCCACCAAGAGCGAGGCGACGGTCTACGTGACCGCGCCGCTGGCCGGGCAGCCGGACCTGACCGTTTTACAAGCCTGGCTGGAAGGGAAGATGATATATTACAGGATCAAGAACGCGGGCAAGATCGATTCCCCCCAGACCTATTCGCGCCTGTACGTGGACAACCTGTTCCCGCCCATGGGCGGGGAGAGCTTCGTGGACGTATTGAAGCCCGGCCAGGAGAAGGTGCTCAACTTCTCCAGCTACGAATGGCCGTACGGAGCGGACACGGGCGGGATGGGGTCATGGAACCCCGATGTGGACGTTGTCTATGACCCCAGCATCCAGAACCACACGGTCAAGGTGTGCGCCGACGCCAAAGACCAGGCCACCGAGACCAATGAGAATAACAACTGCATATACAAGATCTGGGGCAACCTGTGGAACTACGACCTGCTGCCCATAGCGCACCTGCCCACCTACTACAACAGCTGGGACAGGCTCGATTATACCGAGGGGCTGACCGAGGGCGACAGTAAGGGCGCCCACATCAAGATGTCGGACGGCTCGCTGGAGATGGTGCCCGAGGCCAAGCCGCAGGGATTTATCCGCGGCAAATGGGGCATCTTCTATATGGACCCCTACGGCGTGACAAGGGTCTACCGCATACTCGTCCCGCCCAAGCTGCATTTTAAAGCGAGAGTCGGGCTTTCCAACTACGCCACGGGCAGCGACGGGGTCACCTTCAAGCTCGGCTTCCTGGACTCCACCGACACGCTGCGCTGGCTGGGTGAAAAGAAGATGACTGTGCCGGGGCAATTCGAGGACTGGGACCTGGACCTGAGCGACCAGCAGGGCGCTCTGGGGTTCTTCCTGCTGCAGGTGGACGCCGGCAACAGCTACGCCAAAGACTACGCCATCTGGAAGGAAGCCAGGCTGATCCAGGTCAGCGACTAG
- a CDS encoding CARDB domain-containing protein: MKTIKCLLVLALVLLSLSACAARPAAVFTTLVDSDGRPLNSATVFSVDTPRIICSVGTAGLPVTGELSAAWLYGGSDGWKTIKEETLAVAGGPYLIFPADAPVTGWVPGEYIVKLYLDGREVSSAGFTVRLSPDVALPVISNFSAVPDSITAGQSLTLSWNVRDASSVVIQPGIGAVSAGGSRLVSPAADTTYTLTALNSGGSSMKSVSVTVLPFPTTHASLTAIDLFREARMVYYTVSNTGDAKSLASSSELYVGKNVAATGYIPPMAPGETRTLVFGAYSWGYSSDMAATVCVDAGGENGPAGTEGKCLTRVLPGVRVF, translated from the coding sequence ATGAAAACGATTAAGTGCCTGCTGGTCCTTGCTCTTGTGCTGCTATCCCTGTCCGCCTGTGCCGCGCGTCCCGCCGCGGTCTTCACCACGCTGGTCGACTCCGACGGTCGCCCGCTCAACAGCGCCACGGTCTTCAGCGTGGATACGCCGCGCATCATCTGCTCGGTGGGCACGGCGGGCCTTCCCGTCACGGGGGAGCTCAGCGCCGCATGGCTTTACGGCGGCAGCGACGGGTGGAAAACGATTAAAGAGGAGACTCTGGCCGTAGCCGGCGGACCCTACCTCATATTTCCGGCCGACGCGCCCGTCACCGGCTGGGTTCCCGGCGAATACATTGTGAAGCTTTACCTGGACGGCCGGGAGGTATCGTCGGCCGGGTTCACCGTGCGGCTGTCACCGGATGTTGCCCTGCCCGTGATCAGCAACTTCTCGGCGGTGCCCGACAGCATCACGGCCGGTCAGTCGCTGACATTGAGCTGGAACGTGAGGGACGCCAGCAGCGTTGTCATCCAGCCCGGCATCGGCGCCGTCAGCGCCGGCGGCAGCAGGCTGGTCAGCCCCGCGGCCGACACGACCTACACGCTGACCGCGCTCAACAGCGGCGGGTCCTCCATGAAGTCCGTCAGCGTCACCGTGCTTCCCTTCCCGACCACACACGCTTCGCTGACTGCGATCGACCTTTTCCGCGAGGCGCGCATGGTATATTACACGGTGAGCAATACGGGTGACGCAAAGTCCCTGGCGTCGAGCTCAGAGCTGTATGTGGGCAAGAACGTGGCGGCGACAGGTTACATACCCCCCATGGCGCCGGGCGAGACCAGGACGCTGGTCTTCGGCGCTTACAGCTGGGGCTACTCTTCCGATATGGCGGCCACTGTTTGCGTGGATGCCGGCGGCGAAAACGGGCCGGCCGGCACGGAAGGAAAATGCCTTACCAGAGTATTGCCCGGCGTAAGGGTTTTCTGA
- a CDS encoding CARDB domain-containing protein, translating into MRKLFVLSVLLIVAAGCVKVNPEVVAPADPAAMSLSEVTTAAVVDAQGQAMGVAREDFNADTPTIYLSARINNAPEDTLVTAAWLFFKDGNNREVNRPLYDDSITLKGTRYFSFGHPPPSGGAWETGQYIIKVIVNGKEYANARFKIKAPQKADVPAPTITFFKAEPEAITWGQAVVLSWSTTAATKVDLSAVGNVQSVGNKIVSPAVSQEYVLTATNSVGTTTKKVFVEVTSFTTDKPELVVVDFWVSGDKAYYKIRNVGGAEARETRTGLYVNGLAADQSRVEILAPGQERSYAFPILKWTYGTQRTYKIPVRVCADDYNNISEYDKANNCLVLNW; encoded by the coding sequence ATGCGTAAATTGTTTGTCTTATCAGTTCTTTTGATCGTCGCAGCCGGCTGTGTCAAAGTCAATCCCGAGGTGGTTGCCCCGGCGGACCCGGCCGCCATGTCGCTTTCGGAGGTGACCACCGCGGCCGTGGTGGACGCCCAGGGCCAGGCCATGGGCGTGGCAAGGGAGGACTTCAACGCCGATACCCCCACCATCTATCTGTCCGCCCGCATCAACAATGCGCCTGAGGATACGCTGGTCACCGCCGCCTGGCTGTTTTTCAAGGACGGCAACAACAGGGAGGTCAACCGGCCGCTGTACGATGATTCCATCACGCTCAAGGGCACCCGTTATTTCTCCTTCGGCCACCCGCCTCCCTCGGGAGGGGCCTGGGAGACCGGCCAGTACATCATTAAAGTAATTGTCAACGGCAAAGAGTACGCCAACGCCCGTTTCAAGATCAAGGCGCCGCAGAAGGCCGACGTGCCCGCGCCCACCATCACCTTTTTCAAGGCCGAGCCGGAGGCCATCACCTGGGGCCAGGCCGTGGTGCTGAGCTGGAGCACGACCGCCGCAACGAAGGTGGACCTCAGCGCGGTGGGCAATGTCCAGTCCGTGGGCAACAAAATAGTCTCCCCGGCCGTCAGCCAGGAGTATGTGCTGACCGCCACCAACTCCGTGGGCACGACCACCAAGAAGGTATTCGTGGAGGTGACCTCGTTCACCACCGACAAACCGGAGCTGGTCGTGGTGGACTTCTGGGTGTCGGGGGACAAGGCCTATTACAAGATCAGGAACGTGGGCGGCGCCGAGGCCAGGGAAACCCGTACAGGCCTTTACGTCAACGGCCTGGCCGCGGACCAGAGCAGGGTGGAGATACTGGCGCCGGGCCAGGAGAGGAGCTATGCCTTCCCTATATTGAAATGGACCTACGGCACGCAGCGCACCTATAAAATACCGGTCAGGGTCTGCGCCGACGATTATAACAATATCAGCGAATACGATAAGGCCAATAACTGCCTGGTGCTCAACTGGTGA
- a CDS encoding type II toxin-antitoxin system HicA family toxin has product MKLPRTGGKQAVEALLRRGFIIHRIRGSHYILKHSSTGCRVTVPYHRRELAPKTLLSILRQAGISVEEFIKLI; this is encoded by the coding sequence TTGAAACTGCCGCGGACCGGCGGCAAGCAGGCTGTGGAGGCCTTGCTCAGGAGGGGATTCATCATTCATCGCATCCGGGGCAGCCATTATATTTTGAAACACAGTTCAACCGGCTGCAGAGTCACGGTTCCCTATCACCGACGCGAACTGGCGCCTAAAACCCTGCTTTCCATCCTGAGGCAGGCGGGGATATCGGTTGAGGAGTTCATTAAATTGATATGA
- a CDS encoding glycerol-3-phosphate acyltransferase: MLYLYILLIIASYFLGATPFMILIGRMRGVDLSHEPDLHHALWYNVGRPWGILGFMLDILKGILPVLAGFLLGFPLIVNGLAGLAALCGQMWPVFRRFDGERGNTVSVGINFTLSVAYGVPLIFVIALAIAMAGFLIRTALRWKKSGSNLNERLRLGGSPSLVFPLAVIIGFASCPVSSALLDRPIDMTLVFTGVVALILIRRLTAGLPADLRASPHPWTVILNRLLFDRSEM, translated from the coding sequence ATGTTATATCTATATATACTTCTCATCATCGCCTCGTACTTTCTGGGCGCAACACCCTTCATGATCTTGATCGGGCGCATGCGCGGTGTGGACCTCTCGCATGAGCCCGACCTGCATCACGCGCTGTGGTACAACGTCGGCCGCCCCTGGGGAATACTCGGCTTTATGCTGGACATACTCAAGGGCATCCTGCCGGTGCTGGCCGGATTCCTGCTGGGGTTCCCGCTGATCGTCAACGGGCTGGCGGGCCTGGCGGCCCTGTGCGGGCAGATGTGGCCGGTCTTCCGCCGCTTCGACGGCGAGCGCGGCAACACGGTCAGCGTGGGCATCAATTTCACGCTCAGCGTTGCCTACGGCGTCCCTCTCATCTTCGTCATCGCGCTGGCCATAGCCATGGCCGGATTCCTGATCCGCACCGCCCTGCGCTGGAAGAAAAGCGGCAGCAACCTCAACGAGCGCCTTCGCCTGGGCGGGTCGCCCAGCCTGGTCTTTCCCCTGGCCGTCATTATCGGATTCGCCTCCTGCCCGGTCAGCTCGGCCCTGCTCGACCGGCCGATCGACATGACGCTTGTTTTCACGGGCGTTGTCGCGCTCATACTTATCCGCCGCCTGACGGCAGGCCTGCCGGCCGACCTGCGCGCAAGCCCGCACCCCTGGACGGTCATCCTCAACAGGTTGCTCTTCGACAGAAGCGAAATGTAA